The region ATGTCCTGAATGCTGCAGAGGGGAAGTTTAATAATGTGCTGACTGGTGCTGATTACTACGGTGACATGGACATCCAGTACTACGGTGTAGAGGCTGATGACAAACCCACCTTCAATATCTCCCAGTACTTCTGCCCTGCAGCCCAGTTCATCCACGAGGCCCTCAGTCACCCACAGAGTGAGTCCTGGAGGAAACCAAAACTTTAAATCAAAGTCATTCTCTGGAAAAACCAGAATGCTtcactcttgtttgtttgtactgAATCCatattatttgacttttttcctAGACAAAGTGCTGGTGCACTGTGTAATGGGTCGGAGCAGGTCAGCGACTCTGGTCTTGGCATACCTGATGATGAAACACAGCCTAACTGTGGTGGATGCTATTGAGCATGTGCGACAGCGGCGTTGTATCTTGCCCAATCATGGATTCTTAAAACAGCTCAGAGCCCTGGACATCACGTTAcaagaggagaggctcagagaaaaaagacaaatgcaagACCAATAGCACATGATAGATTAATAATATGCCAGTGTTTACAACTCTCATTATTCCCTGAATCCATCTTAGGTATACAAAAGTCTTCTTTATGTTTCTTTAACTATTGTAGCAATAAACGCTGCTCTGTTTTTCACAACAGCTGTATGAGTCATGTTGGTCTCATACagttcaaatgtcaaatgtgcCCTCAAGGGCCTAGTGATGTTTTTTCAGTGAATACTACAGGCCAGCGCGGGTACTAATTGAATTTAAAGCTCCAGACCAGATAATGGGCAGAAATGTCCCGGTATAGataacaatg is a window of Seriola aureovittata isolate HTS-2021-v1 ecotype China chromosome 14, ASM2101889v1, whole genome shotgun sequence DNA encoding:
- the LOC130181401 gene encoding dual specificity phosphatase 29, with the protein product MSSCVVKSRGKNPYTAVQVDPDSDYITPGTLDLEQLFWSGSGAQFAHVNQVWPSVYIGDEKTALERPGLRDLGITHVLNAAEGKFNNVLTGADYYGDMDIQYYGVEADDKPTFNISQYFCPAAQFIHEALSHPQNKVLVHCVMGRSRSATLVLAYLMMKHSLTVVDAIEHVRQRRCILPNHGFLKQLRALDITLQEERLREKRQMQDQ